From Enhydrobacter sp., the proteins below share one genomic window:
- a CDS encoding multidrug effflux MFS transporter: MRPRSGGYIALLVALGSFGPLTMSIYTPVMPSVGHDLGASADSVQLTLTTYMLGFAVGQLFYGPLSDRYGRRPVLLGGLFFFTATTLACSLAPSIGGLMGLRILQGLGAASGSVLGRALTRDAYSYQEMPLVMSWISLGQNIAPSLAPFVGGFLGEWIGWQATFWFVGVFGAILLVVTLVGLGETNRHRSEHIDLSVLLSGSREMLRDRRFLGHVLPLGFSFAINFGMLAGVPFVMQESLGFSPREFGLIVLLSVAGFAAGTFVNNRLVGRVASTTLIRRSGWFHVAALAAMGALSLSGILTWWAIIGPHMVLSFGTGLIVANANAGAVGMYPRLAGTASSLAGLAQMGMGAMGTVAVAVLTPIGSRYVALPLVLALAPFAVATLWSARLLRPRGGGASLNS, from the coding sequence TTGCGTCCGCGTTCCGGTGGGTACATCGCCTTGCTCGTGGCGCTGGGCAGCTTCGGCCCGCTGACCATGAGCATCTACACGCCCGTCATGCCGTCGGTCGGCCACGATCTCGGCGCGTCGGCGGACAGCGTGCAGCTCACCCTCACGACCTACATGCTGGGCTTCGCCGTCGGCCAGCTCTTCTACGGGCCGTTGAGCGACCGCTACGGGCGCCGGCCGGTGCTGCTGGGCGGGCTGTTCTTCTTCACGGCGACCACGCTCGCCTGCTCGCTGGCGCCGTCCATCGGCGGCCTCATGGGATTGCGCATCCTGCAGGGGCTGGGCGCGGCGTCGGGGTCGGTGCTGGGCCGCGCGCTCACCCGCGATGCCTACAGCTACCAGGAAATGCCGCTGGTCATGAGCTGGATCTCGCTCGGGCAGAACATCGCTCCCTCGCTGGCGCCCTTCGTCGGCGGCTTTCTCGGCGAATGGATCGGCTGGCAGGCGACGTTCTGGTTCGTCGGCGTCTTTGGCGCGATCCTGCTGGTCGTGACGCTGGTCGGGCTCGGCGAGACGAACCGCCACCGCAGCGAGCACATCGACCTCTCCGTGCTCCTGAGCGGGTCGCGCGAGATGCTGCGCGACCGGCGGTTCCTCGGCCATGTGCTGCCGCTCGGCTTCTCGTTCGCGATCAACTTCGGAATGCTGGCCGGCGTCCCCTTCGTCATGCAGGAGAGCCTGGGGTTCAGCCCGCGCGAGTTCGGCCTGATCGTGCTGCTCTCGGTCGCGGGGTTTGCGGCCGGCACCTTCGTCAACAACCGGCTGGTCGGCCGCGTCGCGTCGACCACCCTCATCCGCCGGTCCGGCTGGTTCCATGTCGCGGCGCTGGCCGCCATGGGCGCGCTGTCGCTGTCGGGCATCCTCACCTGGTGGGCCATCATCGGCCCGCACATGGTGCTGAGCTTCGGCACCGGCCTGATCGTGGCCAACGCCAATGCCGGCGCGGTCGGCATGTATCCGCGGCTTGCCGGCACGGCGTCCTCGCTCGCCGGCCTCGCCCAGATGGGCATGGGCGCGATGGGGACCGTCGCCGTGGCGGTGCTGACGCCGATCGGCAGCCGCTATGTGGCACTGCCGCTGGTGCTGGCTCTGGCGCCGTTCGCCGTCGCCACGCTATGGAGCGCGCGCCTGTTGCGTCCGCGCGGCGGCGGCGCCAGTCTGAATTCCTGA
- a CDS encoding acyl-CoA dehydrogenase family protein, which yields MTAVESSRPILPEAAPASPFYSEEHEAFRRTVRRFVEREIAPYVDQWDEAEEFPRDLYRKASAAGLMQLGFPEEYGGVPTDPFFGIVKAEEMARHGSGGLNASLNSHTIGAPPIAALGPEWMKRKLLPEILAGEKISALAITEPSGGSDVANLKTTARREGDHYVVNGSKMFITSGMRADYYTVAVRTGGPGASGVSLLLIEREREGFSRNKLKKMGWWASDTAQLFFDNVRVPVDNLIGPENKGFIGIMLNFNQERLGMSAGACGYARLCLEESIAYARERHTFGKPLIANQVVRHRLVDMAMRINAVKSTLDLLAWRVGRGEKPVAEICMLKNLATSTMEYCANEAMQIFGGAGYLRGAKVERIYRETKVMAIGGGSIEIMKDLAARQMGL from the coding sequence ATGACCGCTGTAGAATCGAGCCGGCCGATCCTGCCCGAAGCCGCGCCGGCGAGCCCGTTCTATTCCGAGGAGCACGAGGCGTTCCGCCGCACCGTGCGGCGCTTCGTCGAGCGGGAAATCGCGCCCTATGTCGACCAGTGGGACGAGGCCGAGGAATTTCCCCGCGATCTCTACCGGAAGGCGTCCGCAGCAGGCCTGATGCAGCTCGGTTTTCCCGAGGAGTATGGCGGCGTGCCGACCGACCCCTTCTTCGGCATCGTCAAGGCCGAGGAGATGGCGCGCCATGGCAGCGGCGGCCTCAACGCCAGCCTCAACAGCCACACGATCGGCGCGCCGCCGATCGCCGCACTGGGACCGGAATGGATGAAGCGCAAGCTGCTGCCCGAGATCCTGGCCGGCGAGAAGATCAGCGCGCTCGCCATCACCGAGCCCTCCGGCGGCTCGGACGTCGCCAACCTGAAGACGACGGCGCGCCGCGAGGGCGACCACTATGTCGTCAACGGCTCCAAGATGTTCATTACTTCGGGCATGCGTGCCGACTACTACACCGTGGCGGTGCGCACCGGCGGGCCCGGCGCCAGCGGGGTGTCGCTGCTGTTGATCGAGCGCGAGCGCGAGGGCTTCTCGCGCAACAAGCTGAAGAAGATGGGCTGGTGGGCTTCGGACACCGCCCAGCTCTTCTTCGACAATGTGCGCGTGCCGGTCGACAACCTGATCGGCCCGGAGAACAAGGGCTTCATCGGCATCATGCTGAACTTCAACCAGGAGCGGCTCGGCATGTCGGCGGGTGCCTGCGGCTACGCCAGGCTGTGCCTGGAGGAGTCGATCGCCTATGCGCGCGAACGGCACACTTTTGGCAAGCCCTTGATCGCCAACCAGGTGGTGCGTCACCGTCTCGTCGACATGGCGATGCGCATCAATGCCGTGAAGTCGACCCTCGACCTGTTGGCCTGGCGGGTCGGGCGGGGCGAGAAGCCGGTGGCGGAGATCTGCATGCTGAAGAACCTCGCGACCTCGACCATGGAATACTGCGCCAACGAGGCGATGCAGATCTTCGGCGGCGCAGGCTACCTGCGCGGCGCGAAGGTCGAGCGCATCTATCGCGAGACCAAGGTGATGGCGATCGGCGGCGGCTCGATCGAGATCATGAAGGACCTCGCCGCACGCCAGATGGGGCTGTGA
- a CDS encoding SDR family oxidoreductase, with the protein MLKGKVVLVTGAGGGIGREMALLAAREGANVVVNDLGGAVDGEGSGSATPAQKVCDEIAAAGGKAVPNADSVTDPAGAERMIKTAVENFGRIDGVINNAGILRDRIFHRMSHMDWKMVIDVHLNGAFNVSRAAANYFKEQKSGAFVHFTSTSGLVGNFGQANYSAAKMGIVGLSRSIALDMAAFNVRSNCISPFAWTRMIGTIPADTEAQKARLERSKKMTPAKIAPMAVFLLSDAADGITSQIFGVRMNEIMLFNANRPVRSVHNSEGWTLEAIAEHAVPSMKPYFTDMKRSPEYFTWDPV; encoded by the coding sequence ATGCTGAAGGGCAAGGTCGTGCTGGTCACCGGCGCCGGCGGCGGCATCGGCCGCGAGATGGCGCTGCTGGCCGCCCGGGAAGGCGCCAACGTGGTGGTCAACGATCTCGGCGGCGCGGTCGACGGCGAGGGCTCGGGCTCGGCGACGCCGGCGCAGAAGGTCTGCGACGAAATCGCCGCGGCGGGCGGCAAGGCCGTCCCGAACGCCGACAGCGTGACCGATCCGGCGGGTGCGGAGCGCATGATCAAGACCGCCGTGGAGAATTTCGGCCGGATCGACGGCGTCATCAACAACGCCGGCATCCTGCGCGACCGCATCTTCCATCGCATGAGCCACATGGACTGGAAGATGGTGATCGACGTGCATCTCAACGGCGCCTTCAACGTCAGCCGCGCCGCCGCCAACTATTTCAAGGAGCAGAAGTCCGGCGCCTTCGTGCACTTCACGTCGACGTCCGGCCTGGTCGGCAATTTCGGCCAGGCCAACTACTCGGCGGCCAAGATGGGCATCGTCGGCCTGTCGCGCTCGATCGCGCTCGACATGGCGGCGTTCAACGTGCGCTCCAACTGCATCTCGCCCTTCGCCTGGACGCGCATGATCGGCACCATCCCGGCCGACACCGAGGCGCAGAAGGCCCGCCTCGAGCGTTCCAAGAAGATGACGCCGGCCAAGATCGCGCCGATGGCGGTGTTCCTGCTGTCGGATGCCGCCGATGGCATCACCTCGCAGATCTTCGGCGTGCGCATGAACGAGATCATGCTGTTCAACGCCAACCGCCCGGTGCGCTCGGTCCACAATTCCGAGGGGTGGACGCTGGAGGCGATCGCCGAGCATGCCGTGCCGTCGATGAAGCCCTACTTCACCGACATGAAGCGCTCGCCCGAGTACTTCACCTGGGATCCGGTCTGA
- a CDS encoding glutathione S-transferase family protein — translation MTSVVAIYHAPNARSLRVLWLLEEIGVKADIRTLAFPPRRLQPEYLAVNPAGTVPAMVDGDRVMTESLAICEYLAARQGETSLVVAPGDPERAPYLQWLWYGESTVMLPIGLMARVNRLNVPGPASDAILADARETLVARLAPLEQRLEGRDFLVAGRLTLADISVGYALHIATVFGLAKMLGPRVSAYYERLRARPAFEKAAAIE, via the coding sequence GTGACCTCCGTGGTGGCGATCTACCACGCGCCCAACGCCCGTTCGCTGCGCGTGCTCTGGCTGCTCGAGGAGATCGGCGTGAAGGCCGACATCCGGACGCTCGCCTTCCCGCCCCGGCGCCTGCAGCCGGAGTATCTTGCGGTCAATCCGGCCGGCACGGTGCCGGCCATGGTCGACGGCGACCGGGTGATGACCGAATCGCTGGCGATCTGTGAGTACCTGGCGGCCCGGCAGGGCGAGACGTCGCTGGTCGTGGCGCCGGGCGACCCGGAGCGCGCGCCGTACCTGCAATGGCTGTGGTACGGCGAGTCCACCGTCATGCTGCCGATCGGCTTGATGGCGAGGGTCAATCGCCTCAACGTACCGGGGCCGGCATCCGACGCCATCCTCGCCGATGCGCGCGAGACGCTCGTCGCCCGCCTGGCGCCGCTGGAACAGCGGCTCGAGGGCCGTGACTTCCTGGTCGCCGGCCGGCTCACCCTGGCCGACATCTCGGTCGGCTACGCCCTCCATATCGCCACCGTGTTCGGCCTCGCGAAGATGCTGGGCCCGCGCGTCTCGGCCTACTACGAGCGCCTGCGAGCGCGGCCGGCCTTCGAGAAGGCGGCGGCGATCGAATGA
- a CDS encoding transglutaminase domain-containing protein → MDYDSLTTSRDDAVRDGAAPEAYGRAGDLIDSDHPKVVAYAKRVAGEGSDRERALRLYYAVRDGLRYDPYNTPMKRDAYRASATLAAGHGYCVNKAGVMAAVCRAVGIAARVGYADVRNHMTTKRLADLMGCDVFYYHGYTDVWLDGRWIKATPAFNRELTEKFGLKPLEWDGVSDSIYHPFDLGGRRHMEYLAYRGVFADIPFDEIRGAFRHYYPRMTRQQEAMPLGGDFGAEGAAEAKR, encoded by the coding sequence ATGGACTACGATTCTTTGACGACGAGCCGCGACGATGCGGTGCGCGACGGTGCGGCCCCCGAAGCCTACGGCCGTGCAGGCGATCTGATCGACTCGGATCATCCGAAGGTCGTGGCTTACGCAAAGCGGGTCGCGGGCGAGGGCAGTGATCGTGAACGCGCACTGCGGCTCTACTATGCCGTGCGCGACGGACTGCGCTACGACCCTTACAACACGCCGATGAAGCGCGACGCCTACCGAGCCAGCGCCACGCTGGCGGCGGGGCATGGTTATTGTGTCAACAAGGCGGGGGTGATGGCCGCCGTGTGCCGGGCCGTCGGCATTGCGGCGCGCGTCGGCTACGCCGACGTGCGCAACCACATGACGACAAAGCGACTGGCCGACCTGATGGGCTGCGACGTCTTCTACTATCACGGCTACACCGACGTGTGGCTCGACGGCCGCTGGATCAAGGCGACGCCGGCGTTCAATCGAGAGCTGACGGAGAAGTTCGGCCTGAAGCCGCTCGAGTGGGACGGCGTCTCCGATTCGATCTATCACCCGTTCGATCTCGGCGGCCGCCGTCACATGGAGTATCTCGCCTATCGCGGGGTGTTCGCCGACATCCCGTTCGACGAGATCCGCGGCGCGTTCCGCCACTATTACCCGCGCATGACCCGGCAGCAGGAAGCGATGCCGCTGGGCGGCGATTTTGGCGCAGAGGGCGCGGCGGAAGCGAAGCGATAG
- a CDS encoding PaaI family thioesterase — translation MDKGERLALFQQWFSDAIPHNKALGLKVIDARRGFAAMQLEWREELVGNPETGVLAGGPLTAMLDGCCGMAVATMLKNPEPFATLDLRIDYVRPADPGKPVIAEAECYRLTRSVAFTRAFAHHGDAKDPIAAAAGTFMLGTKGRPKRLPGDVA, via the coding sequence ATGGACAAGGGCGAGCGTCTGGCGCTGTTCCAGCAATGGTTCTCCGACGCCATCCCGCACAACAAGGCGCTCGGCCTGAAGGTGATCGACGCACGGCGCGGCTTTGCCGCCATGCAGCTCGAGTGGCGCGAGGAACTGGTCGGCAATCCCGAGACGGGCGTGCTCGCCGGCGGGCCGCTGACCGCCATGCTCGACGGCTGCTGCGGCATGGCGGTCGCCACCATGCTCAAGAACCCCGAGCCCTTCGCCACGCTCGACCTGCGCATCGACTACGTGCGGCCGGCCGATCCGGGCAAGCCGGTGATCGCCGAGGCCGAGTGCTATCGGCTTACCCGATCGGTCGCCTTCACGCGCGCCTTCGCCCATCACGGCGACGCCAAGGACCCGATCGCGGCAGCGGCCGGCACCTTCATGCTCGGCACCAAGGGCCGCCCCAAGCGTTTGCCGGGGGACGTCGCGTGA
- a CDS encoding fatty acid desaturase family protein, whose protein sequence is MLPRPTDYLGPAQIGDLRGKSNAMGALLVLHAWALILGSMALFAWWPNPFTFLLAVMIVGCRQLGLAILMHDAAHGLLFADRRLNDWVGAWLCAFPVFTSLALYRPYHLTHHRFTQQANDPDLGLSAPFPITRKSMWRKVLRDLTGQTAFRRRREQFARGVALREGIIANAVLWALLAMAGYWWLYPVLWLLPLATWYQLVSRIRNIAEHAVVPDNDDPLRNTRTTRAGFLERLFIAPYWVNYHLEHHLFLFVPCWRLPAAHRALLAAGRGPQMEIAAGYGAVLRAATSHRVESGGDRGPRPLQHI, encoded by the coding sequence GTGCTGCCTAGGCCGACGGACTATCTCGGGCCGGCGCAGATCGGCGACCTGCGCGGCAAGTCGAACGCGATGGGCGCACTGCTGGTACTGCACGCCTGGGCGCTGATTCTGGGCAGCATGGCGCTGTTCGCATGGTGGCCCAACCCGTTCACGTTCCTGCTCGCGGTCATGATCGTCGGCTGTCGCCAGCTCGGCCTCGCCATCCTGATGCACGACGCCGCGCACGGCCTGCTGTTCGCCGACCGGCGGCTGAACGATTGGGTCGGCGCGTGGCTGTGCGCCTTTCCCGTCTTCACCAGCCTCGCGCTCTATCGGCCGTACCACCTGACCCATCACCGGTTCACCCAGCAGGCCAACGATCCGGATCTCGGCCTTTCGGCGCCGTTCCCGATCACGCGCAAGAGCATGTGGCGCAAGGTCCTACGCGACCTGACGGGGCAAACGGCCTTCCGGCGGCGGCGCGAGCAGTTTGCGCGTGGCGTGGCTCTCCGTGAGGGCATCATCGCCAACGCAGTGCTGTGGGCTCTGCTGGCGATGGCCGGCTACTGGTGGCTTTATCCGGTGCTGTGGCTGCTGCCGCTGGCGACCTGGTATCAGCTCGTCTCGCGCATTCGCAACATCGCCGAGCATGCGGTGGTGCCCGACAACGACGACCCCCTGCGCAACACCCGGACGACCCGCGCCGGCTTTCTCGAGCGGCTGTTCATCGCACCCTATTGGGTGAACTACCATCTCGAGCATCATCTCTTCCTGTTCGTGCCGTGCTGGCGACTGCCGGCCGCGCATCGCGCCCTGCTTGCCGCGGGTCGCGGGCCGCAGATGGAAATCGCGGCGGGCTATGGTGCCGTGCTGCGTGCCGCCACCTCCCACCGCGTCGAGTCCGGCGGCGACAGGGGGCCACGGCCATTGCAGCACATCTGA
- a CDS encoding OmpA family protein, which translates to MFKKLLAVVAAAMLLSACEEPPPPAPTPPPPVRNFLVFFDFDRSTLTPRAMDIVKEAANVAKSGQNARVTCTGHTDTAGPANYNMALSLRRANAVKEALVRNGVPATSITVIGKGEEALLVSTKDGVREPQNRRVEIVIR; encoded by the coding sequence ATGTTCAAGAAACTGCTGGCCGTGGTGGCGGCCGCCATGCTGTTGAGTGCGTGCGAAGAGCCGCCGCCGCCGGCCCCGACGCCTCCGCCGCCGGTGCGCAACTTCCTGGTCTTCTTCGATTTCGACCGCTCGACGCTCACGCCGCGGGCGATGGACATCGTCAAGGAGGCGGCCAACGTGGCCAAGTCCGGCCAGAACGCGCGCGTGACCTGCACCGGCCACACCGACACGGCTGGCCCCGCCAATTACAACATGGCGCTGTCGCTGCGCCGGGCCAACGCGGTCAAGGAGGCGCTGGTGCGCAACGGCGTTCCGGCGACCTCGATTACGGTCATCGGCAAGGGCGAGGAGGCGCTGCTCGTATCGACCAAGGACGGGGTGCGCGAACCGCAGAACCGCCGGGTGGAGATCGTCATTCGATAG
- a CDS encoding M20 family metallopeptidase, translated as MARAAHGNEPRIDADDVLAGIVEWVSIESPSHDSRSVNRVVDHVEGQFRDLGLTLDRIPGRDGFGDILECRTPADWSESQGKGILVLAHLDTVHPIGMIEKELRIRREGDSIFGPGIYDMKAGGYIAYYALRHLVRQGKKTRLPVTFMFIPEEEVGSPTSRARIEEAARGHKYALVMEPGRDGDKVVTSRKGVGRFTLKVRGRAAHAGVRHQDGRSAILEMARQIVRIEGKTDYARGITCNVGLVRGGTGVNVTPAECVADVDLRVPSQQLAEEMTHWFLNLEPIGQEVELVVEGGMNRPPYQKDAGIADLFGKAQAIYREIGKELQDVPLTGGGSDGNFTAALGIPTLDGLGADGKGAHAIDEQIYYSSLVPRTYLCARLLETLE; from the coding sequence ATGGCCAGGGCCGCCCACGGCAACGAACCGAGGATCGATGCCGACGATGTGCTCGCCGGCATCGTCGAATGGGTGTCGATCGAGAGTCCGAGTCACGACTCGAGGTCGGTCAACAGGGTGGTCGATCATGTCGAGGGCCAGTTCCGCGACCTCGGCCTGACGCTCGACCGCATCCCCGGCAGGGACGGCTTCGGCGACATCCTCGAATGCCGGACGCCGGCGGATTGGAGCGAGAGCCAGGGCAAGGGCATCCTGGTGCTGGCCCATCTCGATACCGTCCACCCCATCGGCATGATTGAGAAGGAGCTGCGGATCCGCCGCGAGGGCGATTCGATTTTCGGCCCGGGCATCTACGACATGAAGGCGGGCGGCTACATCGCCTACTACGCGCTGCGTCACCTCGTGCGGCAGGGCAAGAAGACCCGCCTGCCGGTGACCTTCATGTTCATTCCGGAGGAGGAGGTCGGCAGCCCGACCTCGCGGGCGCGCATCGAGGAGGCGGCACGCGGCCACAAGTATGCGCTGGTCATGGAACCCGGGCGCGACGGCGACAAGGTCGTGACCTCGCGCAAGGGTGTCGGCCGCTTCACCCTGAAGGTGAGGGGCAGGGCCGCCCATGCCGGCGTGCGCCATCAGGACGGCCGCAGCGCCATCCTCGAGATGGCACGGCAGATCGTGCGCATCGAGGGCAAGACCGATTATGCGCGCGGCATCACCTGCAATGTCGGTCTGGTGCGCGGCGGCACCGGCGTCAACGTGACTCCCGCCGAGTGCGTGGCCGACGTCGATCTGCGCGTGCCGAGCCAGCAGCTCGCCGAGGAGATGACGCACTGGTTCCTGAATCTCGAGCCGATCGGCCAGGAGGTCGAGCTCGTGGTCGAGGGCGGCATGAACCGGCCGCCCTACCAGAAGGACGCCGGCATCGCCGACCTGTTCGGCAAGGCGCAGGCGATCTATCGCGAAATCGGCAAGGAGCTGCAGGACGTGCCGCTGACCGGCGGCGGCAGCGACGGCAACTTCACGGCCGCGCTGGGCATCCCGACGCTCGACGGATTGGGCGCCGACGGCAAGGGCGCCCATGCCATCGACGAGCAGATCTACTATTCGTCCCTGGTGCCGCGCACCTATCTCTGCGCACGGCTGCTCGAAACGCTGGAGTGA
- a CDS encoding amidohydrolase family protein: MARFDRVIRGGMIVDGSRLPRFRGDIGIKDGVIAEIGRIGGNEADETIDAGGLIVAPGFVDLHTHYDAQLFWDPYCSLSSWHGITSVVIGNCGFGFAPVRPAERERAMLTMTRVEAIPLEAMKQGMPWNWVTFPEFLDAVDAAPKAVNILPYVPVAPMLIWVMGFEAAKAGRLPTAEQHAQLRKLLHEAMDAGGCGWSAQRMLPTGPASVQRDHDGTPMPTDVMHDETCRELARVLAERNDGFMQMLLVSGDNARDRAFYEEMATLSGRPIIMNVVQAFDDRPHIHRQVLSWLKSCRERGIRVVGQGLTTDAGFTFTFEDWNLFDDQQVWCDATTGTHAERLAKLADPARRVALRANLPVTATGPLPQIAIVGPRLEKNKKWLDHTLAHAGQKMGKHPVDVMLDMAVEEDLETEFFAAPPNGRIEYLKELVDDPYILFGVSDGGAHTKFLTAGRYPTETLCKVVREHKMLSLEDVHWRLSALPAEVAGFRGRGMLRKGAPADIVVYDFDGLRVLPDEIAHDLPGGEWRRIQRAEGYKYVLVNGEVTIRNDRPTNTHSGRLLRHGGARAA, translated from the coding sequence ATGGCCCGGTTCGATCGCGTGATCCGCGGCGGCATGATCGTCGACGGCAGCCGCCTGCCGCGCTTTCGCGGCGACATCGGCATCAAGGACGGGGTGATCGCCGAGATCGGCCGGATCGGCGGCAACGAGGCCGACGAGACGATCGACGCCGGCGGGCTGATCGTGGCGCCGGGGTTCGTCGATCTGCACACGCACTATGACGCCCAGCTCTTCTGGGACCCGTACTGCTCGCTGTCGAGCTGGCACGGCATCACCTCGGTCGTGATCGGCAATTGCGGCTTCGGCTTCGCGCCGGTGCGGCCGGCCGAGCGTGAGCGCGCCATGCTCACCATGACGCGCGTCGAGGCGATCCCGCTCGAAGCGATGAAGCAGGGCATGCCTTGGAACTGGGTGACGTTCCCCGAGTTCCTCGACGCCGTCGATGCCGCGCCCAAGGCGGTCAACATCCTGCCCTACGTGCCGGTGGCGCCGATGCTGATCTGGGTGATGGGCTTCGAGGCGGCCAAGGCCGGCAGGCTGCCGACCGCCGAGCAGCACGCCCAACTGCGCAAGCTGCTGCACGAGGCGATGGATGCCGGTGGCTGCGGCTGGTCGGCGCAGCGCATGCTGCCGACCGGACCGGCCTCGGTGCAGCGCGACCATGACGGTACGCCGATGCCGACCGACGTGATGCACGACGAGACCTGCCGGGAGCTCGCCCGCGTGCTGGCCGAGCGCAACGACGGCTTCATGCAGATGCTGCTGGTGTCCGGAGACAATGCCCGCGACCGTGCCTTCTACGAGGAGATGGCGACGCTGAGCGGCCGTCCGATCATCATGAACGTGGTCCAGGCCTTCGACGACAGGCCGCATATCCACCGCCAGGTGCTGTCGTGGTTGAAGAGCTGCCGCGAGCGCGGCATCCGCGTCGTCGGACAGGGCCTGACGACCGACGCCGGCTTCACCTTCACCTTCGAGGATTGGAACCTGTTCGACGACCAGCAGGTCTGGTGCGACGCCACCACCGGCACGCACGCCGAGCGCCTGGCCAAGCTCGCCGATCCGGCGCGGCGGGTGGCGCTGCGCGCCAACCTGCCGGTGACGGCGACCGGACCGCTGCCGCAGATCGCCATCGTCGGGCCGCGGCTCGAGAAGAACAAGAAGTGGCTCGACCACACGCTGGCCCACGCCGGCCAGAAGATGGGCAAGCATCCGGTCGACGTCATGCTCGACATGGCGGTCGAGGAGGATCTCGAGACCGAGTTCTTCGCCGCGCCGCCCAACGGCAGGATCGAATATCTGAAGGAGCTGGTCGACGACCCCTACATCCTGTTCGGCGTGTCGGACGGCGGGGCGCACACCAAGTTCCTGACCGCCGGCCGCTACCCCACCGAGACGCTGTGCAAGGTGGTGCGCGAGCACAAGATGCTGAGCCTGGAGGACGTGCACTGGCGCCTGTCGGCGCTGCCGGCCGAAGTGGCGGGCTTCCGCGGACGCGGCATGCTCAGGAAGGGCGCGCCGGCCGACATCGTGGTCTACGACTTCGACGGACTGCGCGTGCTGCCCGACGAGATCGCGCACGACCTGCCGGGCGGCGAATGGCGGCGCATCCAGCGCGCCGAGGGCTACAAGTACGTGCTGGTGAACGGCGAGGTCACGATCCGCAACGACCGGCCGACCAACACGCATTCCGGGCGCCTGCTGCGCCACGGCGGCGCGCGTGCTGCCTAG
- a CDS encoding PaaI family thioesterase has protein sequence MSGLLSGLAVARKSGDVARLAEAIPYARWMRIAPENATGELLTRMRFHPELIGNTFLPAIHGGTLGAMLEMAAIFHLLWETETETVPKIVNITVDYLRSARPLDVLAAAKVTKQGRRMVNVYAEAWQDDRSKPVATANAHFLVKAAIDEPSAL, from the coding sequence GTGAGCGGGCTCCTGAGCGGCCTCGCGGTGGCGCGCAAGTCGGGCGACGTGGCGCGGCTCGCCGAGGCGATTCCCTACGCCCGCTGGATGCGGATCGCGCCGGAGAACGCGACCGGCGAGTTGCTGACCCGCATGCGCTTCCATCCCGAGCTGATCGGCAACACCTTCCTGCCGGCGATCCACGGTGGCACGCTGGGCGCGATGCTGGAGATGGCGGCGATCTTCCATCTTCTCTGGGAGACCGAGACCGAGACGGTGCCCAAGATCGTCAACATCACCGTCGACTATCTCCGCTCGGCCCGGCCGCTCGATGTGCTCGCCGCCGCCAAGGTCACCAAGCAGGGCCGCCGCATGGTCAATGTATATGCCGAGGCTTGGCAGGACGACCGCTCGAAGCCGGTCGCCACGGCCAATGCCCACTTCCTGGTCAAGGCCGCAATCGACGAACCTTCCGCCCTCTGA
- a CDS encoding alpha/beta hydrolase codes for MKSIRTKTLEIAYEEQGPADGSPVILLHGFPYDGRAYDEVAPPLAKDGNRVLVPWLRGYGATRFLAPETPRSGEQAALGNDLREFMDALGIARATLGGYDWGGRAACVVSALWPERVRGLVSGGGYNIFVTAAMNNPASAMQEQRNWYQYYFHLERGVRGLEKNRRDIARLLWTLWSPEWTFDDATFERTALAFDNPDFVAVVIQSYRHRYGNAPGDPSLLDIEARLAGQPKISVPTINLHGGHDGVSPVPETDTQGRNFTGFYERRIIPRVGHNVPQEAPADTVQALRDILRKAGP; via the coding sequence ATGAAATCCATCCGCACCAAAACACTCGAGATCGCCTACGAGGAACAGGGGCCCGCCGACGGATCTCCGGTCATTCTGCTGCACGGCTTCCCCTACGACGGCCGCGCCTACGACGAGGTCGCGCCGCCGCTGGCGAAGGACGGCAACCGAGTGCTGGTGCCGTGGCTGCGCGGCTACGGCGCCACGCGCTTCCTCGCGCCGGAGACGCCGCGCTCGGGCGAGCAGGCGGCGCTCGGCAACGACCTGCGCGAATTCATGGATGCGCTCGGCATCGCGCGCGCGACGCTCGGCGGCTACGACTGGGGCGGCCGCGCCGCCTGCGTGGTCTCCGCGCTCTGGCCCGAGCGCGTGCGCGGCCTCGTGAGCGGCGGCGGCTACAACATCTTCGTCACCGCGGCGATGAACAACCCGGCGTCGGCGATGCAGGAGCAGCGCAACTGGTATCAGTACTACTTCCACCTCGAGCGCGGCGTCCGCGGCCTGGAGAAGAATCGCCGCGACATCGCCCGCCTGCTGTGGACGCTGTGGTCGCCGGAATGGACGTTCGACGACGCGACCTTCGAACGGACCGCGCTGGCCTTCGACAATCCCGACTTCGTCGCCGTCGTCATCCAGTCCTATCGCCATCGCTACGGCAATGCGCCGGGCGATCCCTCGCTGCTCGATATCGAGGCGCGGCTCGCCGGGCAGCCGAAGATCTCCGTACCGACCATCAACCTCCATGGCGGCCACGACGGCGTCTCGCCGGTTCCGGAGACCGACACGCAGGGGCGCAACTTCACGGGCTTCTACGAGCGCCGGATCATCCCGCGGGTCGGCCACAACGTTCCGCAGGAAGCGCCCGCCGACACGGTGCAGGCGCTTCGCGACATCCTGCGGAAAGCCGGCCCGTGA